A genomic window from Flintibacter sp. KGMB00164 includes:
- a CDS encoding ABC transporter permease → MVRIVKTEFYKLKRYHILWAGVALMLLSVLLTLFTSMANDGSVWDFAYLTEQVIKNNMSMIFPMCISLIAGYMISREQTDDTLKNILTVPISFKKLLTGKLIVCGVLSIIFGLICSLFTIIAEMIVGFPGFEISLALKAALQITAVNFFLYLAVLPIIALTCRRAGSFLVGVIIAFVYGYGGMFAAGNMTLANLYPITASLGMVGYRSYDTAVNWNIGTCSCSLALAVVISAILILCMKEREATQTKKKAKKVAPKKGW, encoded by the coding sequence ATGGTTCGCATTGTAAAAACAGAATTTTATAAATTGAAAAGGTATCATATCCTTTGGGCGGGCGTTGCACTCATGCTCCTATCCGTCCTGCTGACCTTGTTTACCTCTATGGCGAATGATGGTTCCGTTTGGGATTTTGCCTATCTTACAGAACAGGTCATCAAAAACAATATGTCCATGATTTTTCCGATGTGTATCAGCCTAATTGCTGGATATATGATTTCTCGTGAGCAGACGGATGACACATTGAAAAATATTCTGACTGTGCCGATCTCTTTTAAGAAACTGTTGACCGGAAAATTGATTGTGTGCGGCGTATTGTCTATTATTTTCGGGCTGATATGCAGTCTGTTTACAATCATAGCAGAAATGATTGTGGGATTTCCCGGCTTTGAGATTTCCTTAGCTCTAAAAGCAGCCTTGCAGATTACTGCAGTTAATTTCTTTTTATATCTTGCGGTTCTGCCGATTATCGCTCTTACTTGTCGGAGGGCAGGCAGCTTTTTAGTCGGTGTAATCATTGCTTTTGTCTATGGATATGGAGGGATGTTTGCCGCAGGAAATATGACATTAGCAAACCTTTATCCGATTACCGCAAGTCTTGGAATGGTAGGCTACCGTAGCTATGATACCGCAGTCAACTGGAATATCGGAACCTGTTCTTGCAGTCTTGCGCTTGCTGTCGTTATTTCTGCCATCTTGATTTTGTGCATGAAAGAACGAGAAGCAACCCAAACAAAGAAAAAGGCCAAAAAGGTAGCTCCAAAGAAAGGCTGGTGA
- a CDS encoding sigma factor-like helix-turn-helix DNA-binding protein, translating into MEVTINYNGQAVAVEVTLEVYEFLDLADHKTENLFHEQRRHWDGREFDEYIITTEGVGVYGETPEEYLCRMETLHELMAVLDTCTEAQRRRFLLYALDGLSLAEIGVLCGCSKVAVYQSVEAVRKKFINFFENRLNE; encoded by the coding sequence ATGGAAGTTACCATCAATTATAACGGACAAGCTGTGGCCGTGGAGGTCACGCTGGAAGTCTATGAATTTCTTGACCTGGCCGATCACAAAACGGAGAACCTGTTCCATGAACAGCGGCGGCATTGGGATGGCCGGGAGTTTGACGAGTACATCATTACCACCGAGGGTGTAGGGGTCTACGGCGAAACGCCGGAGGAATACCTTTGCCGCATGGAAACGCTGCATGAGCTGATGGCTGTTCTGGACACCTGTACCGAGGCCCAGCGCCGCCGGTTCCTGCTCTATGCGCTTGACGGGCTGAGCCTTGCAGAGATCGGTGTGCTGTGCGGCTGCTCCAAAGTGGCTGTTTATCAAAGTGTGGAGGCGGTCAGAAAAAAATTTATAAATTTCTTTGAGAACAGGCTTAACGAATGA
- a CDS encoding RNA polymerase subunit sigma-24: protein MKTINLRWMYPHYRHDEFVDVTDEVWAAMYQAQREMENYERRKVYHRAYYSLDAYSWLENYALEHSRSPEDILLEREEMTTRLHLIAALPAALAHATPTQARRVHAYYIAGIKQPEISRREGIHSSKVSVAIRRGLRNMRRCYDGLFQTE, encoded by the coding sequence ATGAAAACAATCAATCTGCGGTGGATGTATCCCCACTACCGGCATGACGAGTTTGTGGATGTTACGGACGAGGTATGGGCAGCGATGTATCAGGCCCAGCGGGAGATGGAGAACTATGAGCGTCGGAAAGTCTACCACCGCGCCTACTACTCTCTGGACGCATACAGCTGGCTGGAAAATTACGCACTGGAACACAGCAGATCGCCGGAAGATATTTTGCTGGAACGAGAAGAAATGACCACCCGCCTGCACCTGATTGCAGCTCTGCCTGCGGCTCTGGCTCATGCCACTCCGACACAGGCCCGCCGTGTTCACGCCTACTACATTGCCGGTATCAAGCAGCCGGAAATCTCCCGGAGAGAGGGCATCCACAGCAGCAAGGTCAGCGTTGCCATCCGTCGAGGTCTGCGGAATATGCGCCGCTGCTATGATGGCCTTTTCCAAACAGAGTGA
- a CDS encoding sigma factor-like helix-turn-helix DNA-binding protein produces MQTINLKQYYPFCKEDIFVEVSDEIVEAFLLDKRAEVARDRKMFRYKAFYSLDCNDGIENAAIGWAQPSPEDYLIEKEELAEYEELIQRLYEAISSLPPMQARRVHARYMLGMKVKDIAAMEGITPSQAGKSIHAALRRLRRYFARQKWTVNL; encoded by the coding sequence ATGCAGACCATCAATCTCAAACAATATTATCCATTTTGCAAAGAGGACATTTTTGTGGAGGTGTCCGATGAGATCGTCGAAGCGTTTCTTCTGGACAAGAGAGCCGAGGTCGCCAGAGATCGCAAGATGTTCCGGTATAAGGCGTTTTATTCCCTCGATTGTAACGATGGAATCGAAAATGCCGCCATCGGCTGGGCGCAGCCATCGCCGGAGGACTACCTGATAGAAAAAGAAGAATTAGCCGAATACGAAGAACTGATACAGCGATTGTACGAAGCCATTTCTTCCCTGCCGCCTATGCAGGCCCGCCGTGTCCACGCCCGCTATATGCTGGGTATGAAAGTGAAAGATATTGCCGCAATGGAGGGTATCACGCCATCACAGGCGGGAAAATCCATCCACGCTGCACTGCGAAGGCTGCGCCGGTACTTTGCGCGTCAGAAATGGACGGTCAATCTATGA
- a CDS encoding DUF3847 domain-containing protein, with the protein MNEKNTAQTQKEEREEVLKEIRQLENRKKILENKQRNEERRVRTRRLIERGAILEGIFPLASNLSGAEVKAFLIALSHLPGAAELTANLPKSGDTP; encoded by the coding sequence ATGAACGAAAAAAATACAGCCCAAACCCAAAAAGAAGAACGGGAGGAAGTCCTGAAGGAGATCCGACAGCTTGAAAACCGCAAGAAGATTTTGGAGAACAAGCAGCGGAACGAAGAACGCAGGGTTCGCACCCGCCGCCTGATTGAGCGCGGAGCCATTTTGGAGGGTATTTTTCCGCTGGCTTCCAACCTTTCCGGCGCAGAGGTCAAAGCATTTCTGATTGCCCTGTCCCATCTTCCGGGGGCTGCGGAATTGACTGCAAACCTGCCAAAATCCGGGGACACGCCATAA
- the mobQ gene encoding MobQ family relaxase — protein sequence MPPIDFCHIPVSIIKRSAGRSAVAAAAYRSGTKLTNEWDGMTHDYTRKGGIVHAEIMLPAHAPPEFADRSTLWNSVEQIEKARDSQLAREIEAALPRELSREQQLALVRAYVKDNFVDKGMCADFAIHDKGTGNPHVHIMLTVRPLKENGAWGAKCRKAYDLDENGQRIPDGKGGWKNHREDTTDWNDKGNVEIWRAAWAACTNRALEAAGHPALVDHRSYKRQGIDKIPSVHLGPAASQMEKRGIRTDKGEVNRQIAADNKLLKEIKARITRLYRWSKAETEKPQTQQSSLTALWEAQQQLNAPRTRTGKIRALQESAALFSFLQANGIQSMQQLHEKIADMNSRYYDLRGKIVKAERRITTLTERGEMWEQYNQYKSIHKQLAKVKPEKREQFEQRHSRELILYDAAARYLKELKDSDEAITPKAWQLEINQLAAGKQTDTLAMKAMREDLKAVERLRKTAEQLSRQERDKSHDREPER from the coding sequence GTGCCACCCATAGATTTTTGCCATATTCCCGTCAGTATCATCAAGCGCAGCGCAGGCCGTTCTGCTGTTGCCGCAGCTGCTTACCGCAGCGGAACCAAGCTGACAAATGAATGGGATGGAATGACCCACGACTACACCCGGAAAGGCGGCATTGTCCATGCGGAGATCATGCTGCCTGCCCACGCCCCGCCAGAGTTTGCAGACCGCTCCACCCTCTGGAACAGCGTGGAGCAAATCGAGAAAGCAAGGGACAGCCAGCTTGCCCGCGAGATCGAAGCAGCTCTGCCCCGCGAACTGTCCAGAGAACAGCAGCTTGCCCTTGTCCGGGCCTATGTGAAGGACAACTTTGTGGACAAGGGGATGTGCGCTGACTTCGCCATCCACGATAAGGGAACCGGCAACCCCCATGTTCATATCATGCTGACCGTCCGGCCCCTGAAAGAAAATGGCGCATGGGGCGCAAAGTGCCGCAAGGCATACGACCTGGACGAAAACGGCCAGCGTATCCCGGACGGGAAAGGCGGCTGGAAGAACCACCGGGAGGACACCACCGACTGGAACGACAAAGGGAATGTGGAGATTTGGCGGGCGGCATGGGCGGCCTGCACCAACCGGGCATTGGAGGCCGCCGGTCATCCCGCCCTGGTAGACCACCGCAGCTACAAGCGGCAGGGCATTGATAAGATCCCCTCTGTCCATCTGGGGCCAGCCGCCAGCCAAATGGAAAAGCGCGGTATCCGCACAGACAAGGGAGAAGTAAACCGGCAGATCGCCGCCGACAACAAGCTGCTGAAAGAAATCAAAGCCCGCATTACCCGTCTTTATCGCTGGTCGAAAGCCGAAACGGAAAAACCACAAACACAGCAAAGCAGCTTGACAGCTTTGTGGGAGGCCCAGCAGCAGTTGAACGCTCCCCGCACCCGCACCGGAAAAATCCGGGCCTTGCAGGAAAGCGCTGCGCTGTTCAGCTTTTTGCAGGCAAACGGCATCCAGTCTATGCAGCAGCTTCATGAAAAAATCGCTGATATGAACAGCCGTTACTATGACCTGCGCGGAAAGATCGTCAAGGCCGAGCGCCGGATCACTACCCTTACCGAGCGCGGGGAGATGTGGGAACAGTACAACCAGTACAAGTCCATCCACAAGCAGCTTGCCAAAGTAAAGCCCGAAAAACGGGAACAGTTTGAACAGCGCCACAGCCGGGAACTGATTCTGTATGACGCAGCGGCCCGGTATCTGAAAGAATTGAAAGACAGCGACGAGGCAATCACCCCAAAGGCATGGCAGCTGGAAATTAACCAGCTGGCCGCTGGAAAGCAGACGGACACGCTTGCCATGAAAGCCATGCGGGAGGATTTGAAAGCAGTGGAACGGCTCCGCAAAACCGCCGAGCAGCTGTCCAGACAGGAACGGGACAAGTCTCACGACCGGGAGCCGGAGCGGTAA
- a CDS encoding type II toxin-antitoxin system YafQ family toxin produces MKETKYTVKYTTSFKKDYKRAIKRGLKIELLEQVVALLAMGEPLPDKNRDHDLSGDWAGHRECHILPDWLLVYRIEDDVLVLTLARTGTHSDLFGK; encoded by the coding sequence ATGAAAGAAACCAAATATACCGTCAAGTACACGACCAGTTTCAAAAAAGACTACAAACGAGCCATCAAGCGTGGCTTGAAGATCGAACTGCTGGAGCAGGTCGTAGCGTTGCTGGCGATGGGCGAACCGCTGCCGGATAAGAACCGTGACCATGACCTGTCCGGCGATTGGGCAGGCCATCGGGAATGTCACATTCTCCCGGACTGGCTGCTTGTCTACCGCATAGAAGATGATGTTCTGGTGCTGACGCTGGCCCGCACCGGCACACACAGCGACTTGTTCGGCAAATAA
- a CDS encoding type II toxin-antitoxin system RelB/DinJ family antitoxin has protein sequence MAGNTTNISIRMDADLKAQADALFTELGMNLTTAFNIFVRQSLREGGIPFEVRLEQPNKETVAAMLEAERIAKDPSVKGYNDLDELFADLKR, from the coding sequence ATGGCTGGAAATACCACAAACATCAGTATCCGCATGGACGCAGATTTGAAAGCGCAGGCGGACGCACTGTTTACTGAACTTGGCATGAACCTGACTACGGCGTTTAACATCTTTGTGCGCCAGTCTCTTCGTGAAGGCGGCATTCCCTTTGAAGTAAGGCTGGAACAGCCGAACAAAGAAACGGTTGCTGCCATGCTGGAAGCGGAAAGGATTGCAAAAGACCCGTCTGTAAAGGGCTACAATGACCTTGACGAGTTGTTTGCTGACCTGAAAAGATGA
- a CDS encoding cysteine-rich VLP domain-containing protein gives MKNNKSEPIPVMDYRQYRRVRRLVHECCNYIDGNCIALDDGEECVCVQSISYSLLCRWFRVAVLPQDKELETALFHRLNAKKCSVCGALFTSGSNRAKYCPECAARMKRINAAKRKRKQREKCHALGAEKPL, from the coding sequence ATGAAGAACAATAAGTCTGAACCTATCCCCGTCATGGATTACCGCCAGTACCGCAGAGTGCGGAGGCTGGTGCATGAGTGCTGTAACTACATCGACGGAAACTGTATCGCCCTGGACGATGGGGAGGAATGTGTCTGTGTCCAGTCTATTTCCTACTCCCTGTTGTGCAGGTGGTTTCGGGTGGCGGTATTGCCGCAGGATAAGGAACTGGAAACGGCGCTGTTCCACCGGCTGAATGCTAAGAAATGCTCCGTATGCGGGGCGCTGTTTACCTCCGGTTCCAACCGAGCCAAATACTGCCCGGAATGTGCCGCACGCATGAAGCGGATCAACGCCGCAAAGCGCAAGCGGAAACAACGGGAGAAATGTCACGCTTTAGGGGCTGAAAAACCCTTGTAA
- a CDS encoding phage replisome organizer N-terminal domain-containing protein, with protein sequence MSDNRKYYYLKLKENYFDDDSIVLLESMQDGVLYSNILLKLYLKSLKHGGRLQLDEDIPYTAQMIATITRQQIGTVERALQIFLKLGLVEVLESGTFYMSNIELLIGQSSTEAERKRAARLQNKALSAPRTNGGHLSDIRPPEIEIELEKEIEIKREIEKGHPARAYGRYQNVFLTDGELADLQASFPAVWEQYIEKLSEYMASTGKRYQSHAATIRRWAGEDAKKAAPPSRNRDYSVKEDETV encoded by the coding sequence ATGTCAGACAACCGAAAATATTATTACCTGAAACTCAAAGAAAACTATTTTGACGATGATTCCATCGTGCTGCTGGAAAGTATGCAGGATGGTGTGCTGTATTCCAACATTCTGCTCAAGCTGTATCTGAAATCGCTGAAACATGGTGGACGGCTCCAGCTTGACGAGGACATTCCTTACACGGCGCAGATGATCGCCACCATTACCCGCCAGCAGATCGGCACTGTGGAGAGAGCCTTGCAGATCTTTTTGAAGCTGGGTCTTGTGGAAGTGCTGGAGAGCGGCACATTCTACATGAGCAACATCGAACTTTTAATCGGCCAGTCCTCTACCGAGGCTGAGCGAAAGCGGGCTGCAAGGCTCCAAAATAAGGCGCTTTCTGCGCCCCGGACAAACGGCGGACATTTGTCCGACATTCGTCCACCAGAGATAGAGATAGAGTTAGAGAAAGAGATAGAGATAAAGAGAGAGATAGAGAAGGGACACCCCGCCCGCGCCTATGGCCGTTACCAGAATGTTTTCCTGACGGACGGGGAACTGGCAGACTTGCAGGCCAGCTTTCCTGCTGTATGGGAACAGTACATCGAAAAACTGTCCGAGTACATGGCTTCTACCGGCAAGCGTTATCAGAGCCATGCAGCGACCATCCGGCGCTGGGCCGGTGAGGACGCGAAGAAAGCAGCCCCGCCCTCTCGCAACCGGGATTACAGCGTAAAGGAGGATGAAACCGTATGA
- a CDS encoding ATP-binding protein, with protein sequence MIEITAEIRALIDKAAAGVELAGDEYIDPADGLIHCKKCGGQRQTVVPCFGKSGYFMPRCICQCQQEAEEQRKAAEERQRRMERIKRRKAQGLQDRYLYDYTFSNDNGQNPLMDKAHAYVENWKEAYKSNIGLLLFGDVGTGKSFFAGCIANALLDRDVPVLMTNFPTILNRLTGMFSEDRSEFIASFDEYDLLIIDDLGVERSTEYAMEQMFFVIDSRYRSRRPMIITTNLKLAELKNPPDLSHARIYDRILERCAPILFDGKNFREENAGATRQTAKDIVSSKQD encoded by the coding sequence ATGATTGAGATTACCGCAGAAATCCGGGCGCTGATCGACAAGGCAGCCGCCGGTGTGGAACTGGCCGGGGACGAGTACATAGACCCGGCAGACGGCCTCATTCACTGTAAGAAGTGCGGCGGCCAGAGGCAGACCGTTGTGCCATGCTTTGGGAAATCCGGCTACTTTATGCCGCGCTGCATCTGCCAGTGCCAGCAGGAGGCTGAGGAGCAGCGCAAGGCTGCTGAAGAACGGCAGCGCCGCATGGAGCGTATCAAACGCCGAAAGGCACAGGGCTTGCAAGACCGTTATCTGTATGACTACACATTTTCCAATGATAACGGGCAAAACCCATTGATGGACAAGGCTCACGCCTATGTGGAGAACTGGAAAGAGGCATATAAGAGCAATATCGGGCTTTTGCTATTTGGAGATGTGGGAACCGGCAAGTCTTTTTTCGCCGGATGTATTGCCAATGCTTTGCTTGACCGGGATGTGCCGGTGCTGATGACGAACTTTCCCACCATCCTGAACCGCCTGACCGGGATGTTCTCCGAAGACAGGTCGGAGTTTATTGCCAGCTTTGACGAGTATGACCTGCTTATCATTGACGATCTGGGAGTAGAGCGCAGTACCGAATATGCTATGGAGCAGATGTTTTTCGTCATTGACAGCCGCTACCGCAGCCGCAGGCCCATGATCATCACCACCAACCTGAAGCTGGCCGAACTCAAAAACCCGCCTGACCTGTCCCACGCCCGTATCTATGACCGTATTTTGGAACGGTGTGCGCCGATCCTCTTTGACGGGAAGAATTTCCGGGAAGAAAATGCCGGTGCTACCCGACAGACAGCAAAAGACATTGTAAGCAGTAAGCAAGACTGA
- a CDS encoding transposon-encoded TnpW family protein produces MNKEPHTMQVADAVTASRAPENTPAMVKKIGKTTYKVHVHFSQTSTETMSDKIKRMLKNEIQQM; encoded by the coding sequence ATGAACAAAGAACCCCATACTATGCAGGTGGCAGACGCCGTTACTGCGTCCAGAGCGCCGGAAAACACGCCAGCGATGGTAAAGAAAATCGGCAAGACAACCTACAAGGTTCATGTCCATTTCAGCCAGACCAGCACAGAAACCATGAGCGATAAAATCAAGCGTATGCTCAAAAATGAAATTCAGCAGATGTGA
- a CDS encoding Maff2 family mobile element protein, producing MSFFTNAIDVLQTLVIALGGGLCVWGGINLLEGYGQDNPASKSQGIKQLMAGGGVALIGITLIPLLSGLLSTT from the coding sequence ATGAGCTTTTTTACTAACGCTATCGACGTTTTGCAGACTCTGGTCATCGCCCTGGGCGGTGGCCTGTGCGTGTGGGGCGGCATCAACCTTCTGGAAGGTTACGGCCAGGACAACCCTGCTTCCAAGAGCCAGGGCATCAAGCAGCTCATGGCGGGCGGCGGCGTTGCCCTCATCGGCATCACCCTGATCCCCCTGCTGTCCGGTCTGCTGTCCACCACCTGA
- a CDS encoding VirB6/TrbL-like conjugal transfer protein, CD1112 family, whose amino-acid sequence MILDMIQEWFKELLIDGIISNLTGMFDTLNTKVGEIAGEVGMTPAAWNSSIFNMIRNLSETVIVPIAGIILTFVMCYELIQLIIEKNNLHDFDTWIFFKWIFKTFCAVLIVTNTWNIVMAVFDVAQNVVSQSAGVIISDAGIDISGVVGDLETQLADWSVGALLGLWFQSVFVGLCTQILSICIFLVIYGRMIEVYLVTSIGPIPFAAMVNREWGSTGQNYLRSLLALGFQAFLIMICVGIYAVLVEGISTSGDNISAAIWGCMGYTVLLCYTLFKTGSLAKSLFGAH is encoded by the coding sequence TTGATATTGGATATGATCCAGGAGTGGTTCAAGGAACTGCTCATTGACGGTATCATTTCAAACCTGACCGGGATGTTTGATACCCTGAACACAAAGGTGGGCGAGATCGCCGGGGAGGTCGGCATGACGCCCGCCGCCTGGAACAGCAGCATCTTCAACATGATCCGCAACCTCTCGGAGACGGTAATCGTCCCCATTGCGGGCATTATCCTCACCTTCGTCATGTGCTACGAGCTGATCCAGCTCATCATCGAGAAGAACAACCTCCACGACTTCGACACCTGGATTTTCTTCAAGTGGATTTTCAAGACCTTCTGCGCGGTGCTGATCGTCACCAACACCTGGAATATCGTCATGGCGGTGTTCGATGTGGCGCAGAATGTGGTCAGTCAGTCGGCGGGGGTCATCATCTCGGACGCGGGCATCGACATCTCCGGTGTGGTGGGCGATCTGGAGACCCAGCTTGCCGACTGGAGCGTGGGCGCCCTGCTGGGGCTGTGGTTCCAGAGCGTGTTTGTGGGGCTGTGTACGCAGATACTTTCCATCTGCATCTTCCTGGTAATCTACGGCAGAATGATTGAGGTGTATCTGGTGACCTCCATCGGTCCCATCCCCTTTGCCGCGATGGTCAACCGGGAATGGGGTTCCACAGGGCAGAACTACCTTCGCTCCCTGCTGGCTTTGGGCTTCCAGGCCTTCCTCATTATGATCTGCGTGGGCATCTATGCGGTGCTGGTGGAGGGTATCTCCACATCCGGCGACAACATATCCGCAGCCATCTGGGGCTGCATGGGCTATACGGTGCTGCTGTGCTACACCCTGTTCAAGACCGGCAGCCTTGCAAAATCTCTGTTCGGCGCCCACTAA
- a CDS encoding PrgI family protein has protein sequence MAYVTIPKDLSRIQSKVLFGLTKRQVICFGAAALVGVPLFFLAKASLGTTTAALCMILVMLPFFLFAMYEKNGQPLEVFLGHLIQNKFIRPKVRIYQTNNLYSALVRQSQLEQEVKRIARKGRKTGKA, from the coding sequence TTGGCTTATGTAACGATCCCGAAGGACCTGAGCCGGATACAGAGCAAGGTCCTGTTCGGGCTGACCAAACGACAAGTGATCTGTTTCGGAGCGGCGGCGCTGGTAGGCGTGCCGCTTTTCTTTTTGGCAAAGGCGAGCCTGGGAACCACCACGGCGGCGCTGTGCATGATTCTGGTGATGCTGCCCTTTTTCCTGTTCGCCATGTACGAGAAGAACGGGCAGCCGCTGGAAGTGTTCCTGGGCCATCTGATCCAGAACAAATTCATCCGGCCGAAGGTGCGCATCTACCAGACCAACAATCTCTATTCCGCCCTGGTGCGGCAATCCCAACTGGAACAGGAGGTGAAGCGGATTGCGAGAAAAGGCAGAAAAACCGGCAAAGCGTAA